Part of the Pyrobaculum calidifontis JCM 11548 genome, GAGCTCAGAGAAATGCTTGAGCGTTTTACGGGGGGCTCAATTGTACAAATGGTTTACATGCCCGACGTTCCTATTAAGTGTCCCATAGCATCTGGCAAAGGCCCACTCCTAATAGACAGCTACCTTAGCCATGTGAGAAGACTGCGCGGCAAATACATGGTTACGGTGGTGACCACCGTGGACCACCTACATGCACAGCCAGAGGTAAATAAAGTCCTAGAAGAGAGACTGAGGGAGAGAGGACATACGTGGATATACAACTTTGAACCTTCTGAGGTAGACCCGAAAAAGAAAGAGGTCATAGCAACAAACGGCGAGAGGGTAAAATACGACCTGCTAATAACCATACCCCTTCACAGAGGCCCTGAGGTGATTAAAAAGTCTGAAATAGGCGATCCATACGGCTTCTTGCCGGGAGATAGATATACGTTGACGTACAGGAGGGGGAAAGAACATTACGACGAAGTGTACATAGTTGGCGACGTTGCTAATATAGGCGTTGCACGCGCCGGCGCTGTAGCACACTACGAGGCCTACGTAGTTGCCCACAACATAGCCAGCGAAGTTAAAGGATTTGGGGACAAAATTTTGTTCTTCGGGGAGGTTATATGCCCCTACCTAGAGACGGCCTATACGCCCTACGATAAGGGCAGGGCGTGGATGCCGTGGTGGACTTATGCTAAAAACGCCAGGCCCTTCGTAGGCACCACCTGGGGCTGGTACCTCATGAGAACTTACTATCTCACAATACCTCTCACTCTGAGGGGGTTGATATGAGTGAGGTAAGCGAGTTAGTCAAAGAGTTGAGGTCTAGGTGGATTGCCACTGAGAGAGTTGTAGCCACGGCGGCGGGGAAGTCTAAGCCTGTTCTCCCAGACGAGGTAGTGCTACAACATTTAAAGGCAGCCGCCGAGTTTCTTGTAAGATCTGGCACATTAGACGTCGTAGTTGAACTCTTGGCGACGCTTGCAATGTTACAAGACGTTGTAACAGATAGAATGGTGGACGAGTGGGCAAGAAACCTAAGGAAAGTAGGCCTCCTAGCCGACAGTCTTACAAGGACGTCGCTTCTAGAGGTGTTGTCTAATGCGCTACTAGACGTAGAGTTAGAAAGAGCAATTCTAGAAGTAAAAGACGGAAAAAAGATCTCGCTTATCACGCTAATTTCTCTGTTTAACGACCAAGAAGTACGCCAAGGTCTCTATATCGTACTCAAGCTTCTAAAAGCGTTGGGAAAAGCAACTAAGACGCTTGAGTAAAATTACGAACACCGATATGTGTACACAAAGTATATTCTATGTACACTTGTAATAGTTATGATTAAATATTTCAAGAGATGTGCCGATGCATGGATGTGATTTCTCTCCAGATAATAGAAACGTTGGCAGAGGCAGAGTTGTACAAAGGAGGTGCTTCACCTTATTATGTAATGAAGAAACTAAATCTCTACCCAGCTTTTTCATATAAACTTATTAAAAAACTTGAAAAAGAAAACTATATAATATGTAAGAAGAATAAAAAAGGGAGAATCTGCAACTTAACTCTTTATGGAATAGTTACATTATTTAAAGAATACAATAAGAATTTAGCAAGACTACTATTTGTTAAAAAATTAAATTTAAAATTATTAGAAATTGACAGTGCAGATAGGGTCTTAGAAAAATTGGCCTCTCTTGATGGGAATAACGGCTACATCTATCTAATTATTGGTTTTTGTCTACTCAATTTTTATGATAATGACATAAGAAAATTACTTGTTGAATTATTGAAAGACATAGATTTTATGATGATAATAGGGGGCAAATGTGTATATATGCACAAAAATGGGGCTCGATATTGTTTTTGTACAACAAGTTTATATGATGGTGAATGTAAGAAAGAAAAGTGCCCATTTAACGTGAACCTTCCATTAAAAATCTTAAAAGAGATATTCTCGCGTTGAAATATAACGCCTCTTGTTATACATGCTGTTGTAATAATGTATTTTAATATAGTTTATAAATACGCCTATGTCTCAAACTAAAATCGACTGGAGTTCCTTGTATAAGAAGGAGGATTGGTGGGCTCTGTGGCTTGGCCTATTTGTGTTTCTACTAGCCGCCGCCTTTTTACTAGGGTGGGCGCCTAAGGTCAGTGTGTGGCTCGACCCAATGAAAAGCGTCTCTACCGCCAGTAAAGATTTTGCATATCTAGGGGGCTGGAGCATCCTCCTCCTCTACTTCTTTACTTTAGTAGTTTTGACTATAGCGGCGGCGATTATGAAATTTGACGTGAAGGCCTACGCAGTTGGCTACACTGTTATCTTCTGGCTGTCTTACCTCATGTGGTGGATTGGACACAACGCATATATAGCCGCTACTCCCGACCAATACCCCAAGTTTGGCATAAACTGGAGTCTTAGCTTGACCGGCGAAGCCGGCTACATCTTCGCGCTTCTGCTGGGCTTGATCATTGGCAACGCTTTTAGAAAGCTACCAAAGCCGCTGGAGACAGCTGCCAGGCCTGAGTGGTATATTAAAACCGCTATTGTCCTCCTAGGCGCAGTCATCGGCGCCAAGTCTCTAGCTAATCTCCAAGTCGCGGCAGAGATTCTGACTAGGAGCCTTATAGCAATAGTGGCCGCCTACTTGATCTACTGGCCTATTAGCTATTGGGTCTCTAGAAAGCTAGGCTTAGATAGACAGTGGTCCGCCGTGTTGGCCTCCGGCGTGAGTATATGCGGCGTGTCTGCAGCTATCGCCACGGCTGGCGCAATAGGCGCGCCCGCGGTGATACCCGGCACCATAGCCTCTATAATTGTCATATTCGCCGTAGTAGAACTTATTATCCTCCCGTGGATAGCTGCACAGATTTTGACTTGGGCTCCCCTAGCCGCTGGCGCTTGGATGGGGCTCGCCGTTAAAACCGACGGTGCCGCCGCCGCGTCGGGCGCAGTGGCGGACGCACTCATATCGGTCGTGGTTCCAGAGGCTAAGAACTGGGTTACTGCGACGGCGGTTACAGTCAAGGTGTTTATCGACATATGGATAGGCTTGTGGGCTTTTATAATGGCGCTGTGGTGGGTCACTAGAGTGGAGAGAAAGCCCGGGGAGAAGGTGTCCGCCATAGTTATCTGGTTTAGATTCCCGAAGTTTGTAATTGGCTACTTTGTCACTATGCTTGCGCTTATGGGACTGGCGTGGTTTATGCCGCTTAAACAAGCCGCAGA contains:
- a CDS encoding DUF1641 domain-containing protein, which produces MSEVSELVKELRSRWIATERVVATAAGKSKPVLPDEVVLQHLKAAAEFLVRSGTLDVVVELLATLAMLQDVVTDRMVDEWARNLRKVGLLADSLTRTSLLEVLSNALLDVELERAILEVKDGKKISLITLISLFNDQEVRQGLYIVLKLLKALGKATKTLE
- a CDS encoding NAD(P)/FAD-dependent oxidoreductase — translated: MKRIAVLGGGTGGLIVANLLARNLRREIVKGEVDLMLFDKSNTYILEAGLLPYVAHAFDEEDLKYNKRTLLDPVIKYYTGPSGTITYIDLKNRKFKTQDGKEYSYDYLVIALGCTYDISQPPGLKDDYHTYYEFEKAKELREMLERFTGGSIVQMVYMPDVPIKCPIASGKGPLLIDSYLSHVRRLRGKYMVTVVTTVDHLHAQPEVNKVLEERLRERGHTWIYNFEPSEVDPKKKEVIATNGERVKYDLLITIPLHRGPEVIKKSEIGDPYGFLPGDRYTLTYRRGKEHYDEVYIVGDVANIGVARAGAVAHYEAYVVAHNIASEVKGFGDKILFFGEVICPYLETAYTPYDKGRAWMPWWTYAKNARPFVGTTWGWYLMRTYYLTIPLTLRGLI
- a CDS encoding helix-turn-helix domain-containing protein, which gives rise to MDVISLQIIETLAEAELYKGGASPYYVMKKLNLYPAFSYKLIKKLEKENYIICKKNKKGRICNLTLYGIVTLFKEYNKNLARLLFVKKLNLKLLEIDSADRVLEKLASLDGNNGYIYLIIGFCLLNFYDNDIRKLLVELLKDIDFMMIIGGKCVYMHKNGARYCFCTTSLYDGECKKEKCPFNVNLPLKILKEIFSR
- a CDS encoding putative sulfate exporter family transporter: MSQTKIDWSSLYKKEDWWALWLGLFVFLLAAAFLLGWAPKVSVWLDPMKSVSTASKDFAYLGGWSILLLYFFTLVVLTIAAAIMKFDVKAYAVGYTVIFWLSYLMWWIGHNAYIAATPDQYPKFGINWSLSLTGEAGYIFALLLGLIIGNAFRKLPKPLETAARPEWYIKTAIVLLGAVIGAKSLANLQVAAEILTRSLIAIVAAYLIYWPISYWVSRKLGLDRQWSAVLASGVSICGVSAAIATAGAIGAPAVIPGTIASIIVIFAVVELIILPWIAAQILTWAPLAAGAWMGLAVKTDGAAAASGAVADALISVVVPEAKNWVTATAVTVKVFIDIWIGLWAFIMALWWVTRVERKPGEKVSAIVIWFRFPKFVIGYFVTMLALMGLAWFMPLKQAADLANAIAGQSDVLRQFFFLITFTSIGLTTNFRKFKEIGAGKAVLAYAISLLIIIVIALALSIAFFAGVPLPKS